DNA from Denticeps clupeoides chromosome 7, fDenClu1.1, whole genome shotgun sequence:
CGGGCCAGATGTAGACACAAAAAAGccattacagtgttaatatttacattgacTTTTggtgggaactgtgttgcttATCAGCCTTCACTTCGGAGTAAGACTTGCTAgacgaaaaagaaaaggaaatgagcgggttggatgtaaatagttgaatgttgcatgttgagatgggGGTTAAACGCAGTTTAGTAAAGGTCTCCGTTGCGTTGTGCCACAgagtaagagaaaaaaaaatggctgtatTGTACTATTGActtcacatggcaagttttcaaactgcttttgtcataactttatattgaactactcATTAATAAGGCACAACAAGtgctacatacatgtcacacttgttcactagatatggggataaagtaacttgtgttatcaaaatgtcccatgcgTGACGTAGAGAATCGTCCTTTagagaaaaaaactgaagacagGACACACTTGAGGAAAGCAGTCATGGCTATCTTGAATGTCACACTGAAggtattacataaaaaaataattttaaatgtttttagatTACATATATAAACCATCAGTATACATTAGAATATATAGAAACTATAtcattgaaatgtaaatgacatttcCCACATAGACACAGAATAAGACACAGAATGTTAATAAAAAGATTTCCTTTGTTTCCATGTGTTGGAAACAAAGGAACGTATCCATTTGTCATAAAACATAATCACACTGTCTTCATTTTGTGAGACAATTATCCCTTAGATTAGATTGTACAGAGTAGAGCATTGTAATGGAGCACAGCGAAATTTTCCAAAATAAGCACATCCTGTTAACTCCAGACTTTCCATTCCTCATTTAAAAGGGACTGTGTAGACCTGTCCTCTGCCTCAAAACACATTATACAGAGTGGAGTATGGTGCCTTTTTCAGTCTTCTGCTTccctttattaataaaataaccagTTCCCATAAATGTCATGATGTCTGAAGTTGAAACCGCAGTGTGATGGTCTGTAGTCAAAGCTCAGTGTCTGGGTTTGACAGTGACAGTCTAATCTATTTATGTGGTGGCTCTTTTGCAGAGTGAATCAGTGAAGTATTTCCTGGACAACTTGGACCGTATTGGACAGCTGGTGAGTACATTGTGTGTAATACAGTTGAaacgagatatatatatatatatatacatacaaaaaaaaaattttctttaCTGTTTGATGTATTTAAATCTAATTGCTCCATTTAATCCATGCAGGTAATACCTTATTAAAAAGGGAGCATTGTGCATAGTGCAGATTCCTTGTGATTTAAGGGATTCAAAActattaatgtaatttattattagtgtatttatgaaaaaaaaaaaaaaattcatacaaCCCTGagttatagtttttattttatttttttatgggtGAGTCTTTGTGATGCAAGTTCAGCTGGAGACACTGTAATTATCCATAGGCAAAACTATATAATTTAACAATGCTTCGATGCTTCTGCCTTCAAACTACACGGTCCACCAAGGCCAGATTACAGCCTGTTAATTGCAACATACCTTTGCAGTGTtcattaattagtttaattagccGTTCTGTAAATCAAACGCACTACAAATCTACCTCTGTGATCTTCAAACTATTATTACTATGCTCTCGTTTTGAGAAGTGTGGTGTAGCTTTATTAATTCATGAAACAAATCCTGACATGACCTTGGCGTCCTCAGTGGTAGATACGGGCATGCTAGTCATCATGAAGCTGATGTTGCTGCAGGGTTGCCAAAAGCAAAATGAGGGGAAGAAcggccagtttttttttttttggatgttatGTTTTTGGTGCACTCTGCTGCTTGGAAACTGAGTatgtagacaaaaaaaaaaacaagaactgGTTTGAGAGGATTCTTTTTAATGGAAATGACATGACACCACAACATCTCACCTTTCACATGGGGTGGCAGGTTCTCATAAAATCTGATGTTTTTGTGGCATCTGATTTGCACTGACCTCAGTGTGGGTAGACTGCTGGGGTCTCTGAAATTTTTGCCAAGACCAGATGTTTTCAGTCTCCAAAGTCCAGAAGCTGAAATTCTGTACATCCTCTGAAGACACTACTTCCACAGTTAGGAAATGTTTTAATGgacttctttcatttttatttcagaactATGTTCCATCCAGACAGGACATTCTCTTGGCCAGGAAGGCAACCAAGGGCATCGTGGAGCATGACTTTGTCATCAAGAAGATCCCATTCAAGATGGTGGACGTCGGAGGTCAGCGCTCTCAGAGGCAGAAATGGTTCCAGTGCTTTGATGGCATCACATCCATCCTCTTCATGGTCTCCTCCAGTGAATACGACCAGGTGCTGATGGAGGACCGATGCACCAATCGTCTGGTGGAGTCCATGAACATCTTTGAAACCATAGTCAACAACAAGCTCTTCTCCAATGTCTCAATCATTCTCTTCCTCAACAAAATGGACCTACTGGTGGAGAAGGTGGGAAAGGTGAACATCCGCAAGCATTTCTCTGACTTTCGTGGAGATCCCCACCGGGTGGAGGACGTCCAGACCTACCTGGTGCAGTGCTTCAATCGAAAGCGCAGGAACCGCAGCAAACCGCTCTTCCACCACTTCACCACCGCCATCGACACAGAAAACATCCGCTTCGTCTTCCATGCCGTCAAGGACACGATCCTGCAGGAGAACCTCAGGGACATCATGCTGCAGTGAGGACATGAAGATGGTATCTCTCCAGCCTGCCCATGGTTGCACTGATATTTCACAGACACGAACACTAAACACTTCATGTTATATATGGAGTGGGCTGTGGGCTTTATAGCGTTCTGATGGACCTTCGAGAGCTTTGAGTACATTTTGGTTTTATAGTCCTAATCATATGAAAGAAGTCTCTAGTGATTTTTATAATTGTTCATAATATTTTATGGTATTTTGGACTGGATTAATGGAATTGCCCccccaatgtgtgtgtgtgtgtgtgtgtgtgtgtgtgtgtgtgtgtgcatattatgTGTTATTCCTATGGAAGAAGCCATTTTACCTTCCTCTGTTTTGACTGATGAAACAAAATAATGAGAAATGGTGTTACAGAATGGTGTTAATTATGAATAAATCCGTGTGTGGGACATGTTCCTGTACACCTCATCATGTGGCCTTAcagtaataaatacatacatgagCTGGCTAGAAAGATTGTCCAGCACCTTCCCAGCCAGCAGATTCCACTTCATTCTCATAACATGGCAGAACCACTTTTCTTCCTTTGCACTTGACGTGATTATAGTAAGCGTGCCCCATAGACTAATAATTTTTGTGAGTGTTTATATAAATAGTGAAGTAAATATATGTAAGTGTACATTTGTATATATCTCATTCAATACTAACCCTCTTTTTTACCAAGAGGACACAACAGAAGCAACTTCCAGAATGATTAGAATGATTAGAGCGATTCATTGATTTAATAGTCATCTGGATTAATCGACCAGCTTGACTAGTAGCTcagatgttgttgttttttttttttttttttttcactgagagagagacagagttgTCAAGAGAGCAACGCCTGTGGTTTGGAATTTGTCGTGAAGAAATCCAGAATATCCCTTCAAAGAGCTTTTCTGACTTGCTGTTGCAGAGAACATTCCATGtaagcatttttctttcttccagACTTTGTAAGATTGAATTGAAACCTTCCACACTGGCTATttataatttacttttttttttttttttgaatgtggATTGCAAAAATATCTGGCAACTCTTAACCTCTGTACATTACCACGcagggtttttgtgtgtgtatttaaaaaaaagaattttgtgGTCACAAGTGTTTTGTTGGAAGTGGCACATATCTCCATAGGCAGGTCAGTGTTGATTTACGGAGCTTTATCACTGATTTTTTTCACCCAATCACCACTAAAACGTATACGGCAGAGATACCCTTACGCCTCTGAATGACTTCACTGCACTGCATTGGATATTTCTTAGTTTTCTTTAAGAGGGTAGCATTTCCAATACACCTAATGTTCTTTCCTTGGGGATTCTTGGGAGAAATGTTCTGGAAGGGGCCAATTAGTCCAAGGCAGGTTTCTAtattgatgctttttttttttgcaggacaTTAGTTTATTTCAGTGGCAGTGGAGCACTAGACATGACGTCATGAGTGATTTTGAGagaaatttcagttttttaaagaGCTGTCAATTCCCAGAGGTGTACAATGATGCCAAAGGGTCTTTGATG
Protein-coding regions in this window:
- the gna12a gene encoding guanine nucleotide-binding protein subunit alpha-12a; translation: MAGVVRTLSRCLLPAEASQERGGGKERGRDRDGAREREARRRSREIDSLLARERRSVRRLVKILLLGAGESGKSTFLKQMRIIHGKEFDQKALLDFRGTIFENIIKGMRVLVDARDKLGVVWQNSENEKHGMFVMSFESKAGVPVEPCTFQLYVPALQALWGDTGIQEAYGRRNEFQLSESVKYFLDNLDRIGQLNYVPSRQDILLARKATKGIVEHDFVIKKIPFKMVDVGGQRSQRQKWFQCFDGITSILFMVSSSEYDQVLMEDRCTNRLVESMNIFETIVNNKLFSNVSIILFLNKMDLLVEKVGKVNIRKHFSDFRGDPHRVEDVQTYLVQCFNRKRRNRSKPLFHHFTTAIDTENIRFVFHAVKDTILQENLRDIMLQ